The proteins below come from a single Cervus elaphus chromosome 4, mCerEla1.1, whole genome shotgun sequence genomic window:
- the GP6 gene encoding platelet glycoprotein VI, producing MAPALAALFCLGLCLGQVICAQEGPLSKPSLQALPSALVPLGKPVTIRCQGPPGAELYRLEKLKSGRYFDQAEIFISAMERGQAGRYRCSYQIGMHWSPPSSQLELVATGTSPKPSLSAQPSTAVAAGVTVTLRCQSQYGFDQFALYKEGDTRPFKTPERWYRADFPIVTVTAAHSGIYRCYSFSSAYPYLWSAPSDPLELVVTGTSVTPSWLPTEPPSTITEFTEASRKLNHSVVNEAATTEASRNITVLPKESDPPTGLALQRYTKGNLARICLGAVLLILLVGLLAEDWHSRRKPPMMHRVRAAHRPLPPLPQTQKPQGRQERGRPDGHNRGFHH from the exons ATGGCCCCAGCCCTGGCTGCCCTCTTCTGCCTTG GGCTGTGTCTGGGCCAGGTGATATGCGCTCAGGAAG gtcctctgtccaagcCCTCCCTCCAGGCCCTGCCCAGCGCCCTCGTGCCCCTGGGGAAGCCGGTGACCATTCGCTGCCAGGGGCCTCCGGGTGCAGAGCTGTACCGCCTGGAGAAGCTGAAATCCGGGAGGTATTTTGACCAGGCGGAGATCTTCATCTCGGCGATGGAAAGAGGCCAAGCCGGCCGCTACCGTTGCTCCTATCAAATAGGGATGCACTGGTCCCCTCCCAGTAGCCAGCTGGAGCTGGTTGCTACTG gAACTTCCCCCAAGCCTTCGCTGTCAGCTCAGCCCAGCACGGCGGTGGCCGCAGGAGTGACCGTGACTCTACGCTGTCAGAGCCAGTATGGTTTTGACCAATTTGCTCTCTACAAGGAGGGGGACACCAGGCCCTTCAAGACACCAGAGAGGTGGTACCGGGCAGACTTCCCCATCGTCACGGTGACTGCCGCCCACAGTGGAATCTACCGATGCTATAGCTTTTCCAGCGCATATCCATACCTGTGGTCAGCCCCCAGCGACCCCCTGGAGCTTGTGGTCACAG GGACCTCTGTGACCCCCAGCTGGCTACCCACGGAGCCACCTTCCACCATAACAG AATTCACAGAGGCTTCCAGGAAACTGAACCACTCCGTTGTGAATGAAGCCGCCACAACCG AAGCTTCTAGGAATATCACTGTCCTTCCAAAGGAGTCAGACCCTCCAACTG GTCTTGCCCTCCAGCGCTACACCAAGGGCAATCTGGCCCGGATATGCCTTGGAGCTGTGCTTCTAATTCTCCTGGTGGGGCTTCTGGCAGAAGACTGGCACAGCCGGAGGAAACCTCCGATGATGCACCGGGTCAGAGCTGCACACAGGCCGCTCCCACCCCTCCCGCAGACCCAGAAACCACAGGGGCGGCAGGAGAGGGGTCGACCAGATGGTCACAACAGAGGCTTCCATCACTAG